The Fodinibius sp. Rm-B-1B1-1 genome segment CCGGTTCGCTTTCTTTGTTGATGATTACAGCTGCATTCTCATCAAAACGAATGTAGCTACCATCATTGCGACGAATTTCTTTATTCGTTCTTACTATAACAGCATTTACTACTTCTCCCTTCTTAACATTTCCTCCTGGGATTGCAGTTTTTACTGAGCAAGAAATAATATCACCAATGCTTGCATATCGGCGCTTAGAGTCCCCAAGAACTTTAATGCACTTGAGTTGACGAGCGCCGCTGTTATCAGCAACGTTTAATTGTGTTTGTGCTTGTACCATTGCAGATTCTTAAGTATATCCGGTTATTTTGCTCGTTCAATTATTTCTACAAGACGCCAAGATTTACGCTTCGAAAGCGGACGGGTAGACATAATCTGTACCAAGTCCCCTTCGTTGGCCTCATCATTTTCATCATGAGCCATATACTTAGTCGTCTTTGTAATATATTTTCCATAGATCGCGTGTTTTACCTTTCGATCAACAGCAACAGTAATGGTTTTATCCATCTTGTTACTAACTACGCGACCTTTTCGTTCTCTTCGTTGTACTCTTTCAGTTTGTGCCATTGTATTAATTATTCAGCACTTTCTTCTTGTTCTTTTTCAGTAATAATCGTGTGAATTCGGGCAATTTCCCGCCGTGTCATTGTAACACGAGCAGGATTTTCAAGTTGGCCGGCAATTGCGCGATTAAACTTCATATCTTGCAATGCCTCTTTTTCATCCTCCAACCTAGCCTTTAATTCAGCAATTGATTTTTCTCGTAGTTCGTGTGCTTTCATGATATATCAAATATCTTATTGATTAATCTCCATCGTAATCACGACGAACAATAAATTTCGTTTTAATAGGCAGTTTGTAATCTGCCCGTCGCATTGCTTCCCATGCTAAATCTTCGGGAACACCCGCGATCTCAAACAATATTCGACCAGGTTTAACAACTGCTACATATTCTTCGACAGCTCCCTTACCCTTACCCATTCGTGTTTCAGCAGGTTGTGCTGTCTTGGGCATATCAGGGAAAATTCGAATCCACGTTTGGCCATCACGCTGCAACTGACGTGCAATTGCAATTCGGCAAGATTCAATTTGCCGAGAGGTGATATACTTTGCCTCCATGGCTTTCAAACCAAAATCACCATATGCAAGCGTATGACCACGCTGCGCAGTACCTTTAAGGCTGCGACGATGCTGTCGGCGACGTCGTACATTTCTTGGTTCTAACATGATCTACTAATTTAGAATGTTAATTCTTATTTCTTCTGCGTCGACGAGAGCGGCGTTTACCCCCTCCGCGTCGTCCTCCTCGAGAATCATCCTTCTGTTGTGTATGAGCATCTCCAGGTGTCAACTCAACATCACCGAGCACTTCACCTTTAAAGATCCAAACCGTTACACCGATTGATCCATAAATAGTATTCGCCGTGGTATTATAGTAATCGATATCAGCGCGGAGCGTGTGCAAAGGTACTCGGCCTTCGCGATACTGCTCGGTTCGAGCCATTTCTGCCCCACCCAATCGACCGGCACAACGAATTTTAATTCCTTCGGCCCCCATACGCATGGCAGATGAAATTGCCGTTTTCATTGCACGTCGGAATGAAATCCGAGCCTCAAGCTGCTGTGCAATATTTTGAGCAACCAAACTGGCATCCGTTTCGGGTCGTTTGATTTCACTTACATTAATTTGAACTTCTTTACTGGTAATTTTCTTCAGCTCTTCACGAAGAAGTTCAATTTGCTCGCCTCCTTTACCAATAATAACGCCAGGGCGGCTTGTTTTAAGTGTAAGCAGTATTCGTTTTGGTGTACGTTCGATTATGACTCGAGATAACCCTCCATTTTGAAGACGGGTATGCAAGTACTCTCGCAGTTTCGTGTCTTCATACAATATTTCGGGTTCATTCTCTTCGGAATACCAATTGGAATCCCAACCGCGAATGATACCGAGTCGTAAACCTACTGGATGTGATTTCTGTCCCAAGGTATTATCGTTTATTGATTAACTAATTCTTCTTTATTACCCACTACTACTGTAATGTGGCTTGTTCTTTTGCGTATCTGATTAGCACGGCCCATCGCTCGTGGCTGTATGCGTTTCAGTGTCGCACCTTCATCTACAAAAATTTCTTTGATGTAAATCTCTTGGTTATCAAGTCGAGCTTCCTGAAACTTATCACGTATATTAGCTGCTGCTGACTTAACAACTTTTGCTACTTCATCTGCAGCGCCCTTATTGGTAAATTCAAGTTTTTTCAGGACTTTATCTACACGATCTCCTCGTACCGCGTCAACAACTAAGCGGACCTTGCGAGGCGAACGACGCAGATGTTTTTGTATAGCTCGTGCTTCAAACTTTTCTTCAGCCATAATATCTTACATTCCTGGTTTTCTGGGTGCTTCTCTCGTTTTAGACTTCTCGGGGTGGCCACGAAACGTTCTTGTAGGAGCAAATTCTCCCAACTTGTGACCCACCATTTCTTCTGTAACATAAACGGGGATAAACTGCTTCCCGTTGTGAACGGCCAATGTCAATCCAACAAAGTCTGGAGTAACCATAGAGCTACGCGACCATGTTTTGATGACATTTTTCTTGCCGCTCTCATTCATTGCATCGACTTTACGCTGCAGCTTGTAATATACGTAAGGTCCCTTTCTAAGCGATCTTGGCATAACTAATTACTTTTTAGACTTTTTGCGACTTCGAACAATGTAGCGATCCGAAAGCTTTTTACGTTTTCGTGTCTTCAATCCTTTAGAAGACTGTCCCCACGGAGAACGCGGATGTCCACCAGATGCTTTACCTTCACCACCACCCATTGGGTGATCAATCGGGTTCATAGCAACACCGCGTGTATGAGGTCGTTTGCCTTTCCAACGATTACGACCGGCCTTACCAACCGTGGTATTGAAATGGTCGGTATTACTTGTCGTACCAACCGTTGCAAAACAATTACCTAATATCATGCGAACCTCACCTGATGGTAACTTGACAGTAACATAACGGTCTGTTTTTGCCACCAACTGGGCAACAGTACCTGCACTTCGGCACAATTGAGCGCCTTGGCCAGGATGCATCTCAATATTATGGATAAATGTTCCAGGTGGCATATGCTTCATAGGCATTGCGTTACCTACATCCGGTTCAATATCGGTTGTTCCGCTAATAACAGTATCACCAACACCTAACTTATCCGGAGCAATAATATATCGCTTTTCACCATCCGCATAAGCAACCAGTGCAATACGTGCCGATCGATTAGGATCGTATTCTATTGTTTGCACTTTAGCAGGGATATCGTGCTTGTCGCGATAAAAATCGATATAACGATAGCGACGCTTGTGGCCTCCACCGCGATGGCGTGAGGTCATTCTACCCTGCTTGTTGCGTCCACCGCTTTGACCTTTGCCTTTAAGTAAGCTCTTTACTGTAGGCTTACTTGTGACATCATCAAACACAGGTGAAATTCTATGCCTGGAACCGGGTGTTGATGGTTTTGATTTCTTCGTAGCCATTGAACTAATTAATTCTAAATTTCACTAAAGAAGTCTATTTCGCCTTCTTTGAGAGTTACAATTGCTTTCTTCCAAACTTTTTCTCGACCAACGATATATCCACTCTGAGTATATCGACCTTTAGGTTTAGAAGGCATGATCATCGTATTGATCTTTTTGATCTTTACATCCGGATACCGATTTATAACTGCTTGTTTGATATCCGCTTTTGAAGCATGCTTATCAACTTTAAAAGCATACTTACCTTCTTCTTGCAGTCGAGTAAGCTTTTCGGTTATTAATGGTTTTTGTAATACTCGTTTCATGCTTCAACCTCCTCTGCAGATTCAATAGATCCTTGTAATACTTCGACAGCATCTTTCTGTATCAAAATGACATCAGCATTAAGAATCTGGTATGTTGTCGGTTTATTTGCTTCCAATACCTGCACATTTGGAATATTGCGAGCAGACTTATACAAAATCTTATCAGTTTCTGCAGATAAGATCAGTACTTTCTGACCTTCAACTTCAAGGTTTTTAAGAACATCAGCTACTTTTCGAGTTTTTGGCTCATCTATTGAAATCTCATCAATAACTTTTATTGCCTCATCAGCAGCCTTGGCAGACCAAGCAGACTTACGAGCAAGTCGCTTTGTCTTCTTTGGGAGATTAACAGAATAGTCACGCGGACTTGGCCCAAATACCGTCCCACCACCTTTTAATAGTGGAGAACGTATAGAACCCCGTCGTGCCTGACCAGTTCCCTTCTGACGATAAGCCTTACGACCACCGCCACGAACCTGACCGCGTTCTTTTGTATTCGATGTTCCTTGGCGTTGGTTAGCCATATATCGGCGAACATCTTCATAGATAGCAGTTTCGTTAGGTTCGATCCCAAAAATAGAATCGATTAACTCAATCTGGTCTCCGCTATCCTTACCTTCAGTTGTAAATATCGGAAGCTTCATTGCTAATTATCTCTTACTGTCTATTGTAAATTTCTACAAAACGTCCATTCGGTCCAGGAATTGAGCCGGTAACCATCATCAAATTTGACTCGCTGAAAATTCGTGCAACAGTCAAATTCTTAATCTTATTACGCTCATTTCCACTCCGGCCAGCCATCTTTATGCCCGGAAATACACGAGCAGGATCAGATGCTTGACCAATAGAACCAGGGTGACGTTGCCTGTCATGCTGACCGTGTGTTGCTTCTCCAACACCACTAAAATTATGGCGTTTAACAACACCGGTAAATCCCTTCCCCTTAGAAACGCCTACAACATCAACGTTGTCTCCAATATTAAATACATCTTCAATATTCAGCTCTTTTCCAAGCTCAGCGTCTTCGGGTACGAAATTTCTAAACTCCTTAATATACTTTTTAGGAGTTGTCCCGGCCTTTTCGAAATGTCCACGCAACGGTTTCGAAGTAGTTTTCTCCTTTTTATCAAAGGCCGAAAGCTGAACAGCCTCATAGCCATTCTCTTCTTTTGTTTTGATCGCCGTTATAACATTGGGATCAACTTCAATAACCGTTACGGCATAATTTTGACCATTGTCATCAAAGACATTAGTCATGCCAATCTTTTTTCCTATCAAACCACTACTCATTGTTCAGTGATTATAAATGTTACACTTTA includes the following:
- the rplN gene encoding 50S ribosomal protein L14 → MVQAQTQLNVADNSGARQLKCIKVLGDSKRRYASIGDIISCSVKTAIPGGNVKKGEVVNAVIVRTNKEIRRNDGSYIRFDENAAVIINKESEPVGTRIFGPVARELREKNYMRIVSLAPEVL
- the rpsQ gene encoding 30S ribosomal protein S17, with the translated sequence MAQTERVQRRERKGRVVSNKMDKTITVAVDRKVKHAIYGKYITKTTKYMAHDENDEANEGDLVQIMSTRPLSKRKSWRLVEIIERAK
- the rpmC gene encoding 50S ribosomal protein L29, encoding MKAHELREKSIAELKARLEDEKEALQDMKFNRAIAGQLENPARVTMTRREIARIHTIITEKEQEESAE
- the rplP gene encoding 50S ribosomal protein L16; amino-acid sequence: MLEPRNVRRRRQHRRSLKGTAQRGHTLAYGDFGLKAMEAKYITSRQIESCRIAIARQLQRDGQTWIRIFPDMPKTAQPAETRMGKGKGAVEEYVAVVKPGRILFEIAGVPEDLAWEAMRRADYKLPIKTKFIVRRDYDGD
- the rpsC gene encoding 30S ribosomal protein S3; the encoded protein is MGQKSHPVGLRLGIIRGWDSNWYSEENEPEILYEDTKLREYLHTRLQNGGLSRVIIERTPKRILLTLKTSRPGVIIGKGGEQIELLREELKKITSKEVQINVSEIKRPETDASLVAQNIAQQLEARISFRRAMKTAISSAMRMGAEGIKIRCAGRLGGAEMARTEQYREGRVPLHTLRADIDYYNTTANTIYGSIGVTVWIFKGEVLGDVELTPGDAHTQQKDDSRGGRRGGGKRRSRRRRRNKN
- the rplV gene encoding 50S ribosomal protein L22, whose protein sequence is MAEEKFEARAIQKHLRRSPRKVRLVVDAVRGDRVDKVLKKLEFTNKGAADEVAKVVKSAAANIRDKFQEARLDNQEIYIKEIFVDEGATLKRIQPRAMGRANQIRKRTSHITVVVGNKEELVNQ
- the rpsS gene encoding 30S ribosomal protein S19, giving the protein MPRSLRKGPYVYYKLQRKVDAMNESGKKNVIKTWSRSSMVTPDFVGLTLAVHNGKQFIPVYVTEEMVGHKLGEFAPTRTFRGHPEKSKTREAPRKPGM
- the rplB gene encoding 50S ribosomal protein L2, with protein sequence MATKKSKPSTPGSRHRISPVFDDVTSKPTVKSLLKGKGQSGGRNKQGRMTSRHRGGGHKRRYRYIDFYRDKHDIPAKVQTIEYDPNRSARIALVAYADGEKRYIIAPDKLGVGDTVISGTTDIEPDVGNAMPMKHMPPGTFIHNIEMHPGQGAQLCRSAGTVAQLVAKTDRYVTVKLPSGEVRMILGNCFATVGTTSNTDHFNTTVGKAGRNRWKGKRPHTRGVAMNPIDHPMGGGEGKASGGHPRSPWGQSSKGLKTRKRKKLSDRYIVRSRKKSKK
- the rplW gene encoding 50S ribosomal protein L23 → MKRVLQKPLITEKLTRLQEEGKYAFKVDKHASKADIKQAVINRYPDVKIKKINTMIMPSKPKGRYTQSGYIVGREKVWKKAIVTLKEGEIDFFSEI
- the rplD gene encoding 50S ribosomal protein L4 → MKLPIFTTEGKDSGDQIELIDSIFGIEPNETAIYEDVRRYMANQRQGTSNTKERGQVRGGGRKAYRQKGTGQARRGSIRSPLLKGGGTVFGPSPRDYSVNLPKKTKRLARKSAWSAKAADEAIKVIDEISIDEPKTRKVADVLKNLEVEGQKVLILSAETDKILYKSARNIPNVQVLEANKPTTYQILNADVILIQKDAVEVLQGSIESAEEVEA
- the rplC gene encoding 50S ribosomal protein L3, with product MSSGLIGKKIGMTNVFDDNGQNYAVTVIEVDPNVITAIKTKEENGYEAVQLSAFDKKEKTTSKPLRGHFEKAGTTPKKYIKEFRNFVPEDAELGKELNIEDVFNIGDNVDVVGVSKGKGFTGVVKRHNFSGVGEATHGQHDRQRHPGSIGQASDPARVFPGIKMAGRSGNERNKIKNLTVARIFSESNLMMVTGSIPGPNGRFVEIYNRQ